A DNA window from Actinomadura luzonensis contains the following coding sequences:
- a CDS encoding CaiB/BaiF CoA transferase family protein, producing MGVLDGYRVVDLSIAMAGPLAAMRLGDLGADVVKVEPVTGEWQRHAPAGGATGNRVNASFLSLNRNKRSLAVDLKSAEGREIAHRLAATADVFLQNYRPGVAERLGMDHAAISALNPRVVYVSMSGYGESGPYLARPGQDLLLQAMSGAMLSTGRDGDPPAPAGTYAIDAITAYSAFEGALAALLHRERTGEGQRVSVNMLDAAIAVQMQELSVFTVGKVPQRRGREPHGHTYIRAPYGVFATKDGFIALGMPRLDALAVAFGLPELAGMDGDADGHTRRDEITALVARRLPDRTTAEWLEICARHDLWAGPVYGYADLVADPQVAHNGSFVTYEHRTEGTVTTPGFPYGLSASPPEVRRGAPLVGEHTRELMAELGYPEERTAELVAEGVLACED from the coding sequence ATGGGCGTGCTGGACGGCTACCGCGTCGTCGACCTGTCCATCGCGATGGCCGGCCCCCTCGCCGCCATGCGCCTCGGCGACCTCGGCGCGGACGTGGTCAAGGTCGAGCCGGTCACCGGCGAGTGGCAGCGCCACGCCCCGGCCGGCGGCGCGACGGGCAACCGGGTGAACGCCTCGTTCCTGTCGCTGAACCGCAACAAGCGCAGCCTCGCGGTCGACCTCAAGTCCGCCGAGGGCCGCGAGATCGCGCACCGTCTGGCCGCCACCGCCGACGTGTTCCTGCAGAACTACCGGCCGGGCGTCGCCGAACGGCTCGGCATGGACCACGCCGCGATCAGCGCGCTCAACCCGCGCGTGGTCTACGTCTCCATGTCCGGCTACGGCGAGAGCGGCCCCTACCTCGCCCGCCCCGGCCAGGACCTGCTGCTGCAGGCCATGAGCGGCGCCATGCTGAGCACCGGCCGCGACGGCGACCCGCCCGCGCCGGCCGGCACGTACGCGATCGACGCCATCACCGCCTACAGCGCCTTCGAGGGCGCGCTGGCCGCGCTGCTGCACCGCGAGCGCACCGGCGAGGGCCAGCGGGTCAGCGTCAACATGCTGGACGCGGCCATCGCCGTGCAGATGCAGGAGCTGTCGGTCTTCACCGTCGGCAAGGTGCCGCAGCGGCGCGGGCGCGAGCCGCACGGCCACACCTACATCCGCGCCCCGTACGGGGTGTTCGCCACCAAGGACGGCTTCATCGCGCTCGGCATGCCCCGGCTGGACGCGCTCGCCGTCGCCTTCGGCCTGCCGGAGCTGGCCGGGATGGACGGCGACGCCGACGGCCACACCCGGCGCGACGAGATCACCGCCCTGGTGGCCCGCCGCCTGCCGGACCGCACGACCGCCGAGTGGCTGGAGATCTGCGCCCGGCACGACCTGTGGGCGGGCCCGGTGTACGGCTACGCCGACCTGGTGGCCGATCCGCAGGTGGCGCACAACGGCTCGTTCGTCACCTACGAGCACCGCACGGAGGGCACCGTCACCACGCCCGGCTTCCCGTACGGGCTGAGCGCCAGCCCGCCGGAGGTGCGGCGGGGCGCGCCGCTGGTCGGCGAGCACACCCGCGAGCTGATGGCCGAGCTGGGCTATCCCGAGGAGCGCACGGCCGAGCTGGTCGCGGAGGGCGTGCTGGCATGCGAGGACTGA
- a CDS encoding enoyl-CoA hydratase/isomerase family protein encodes MDVLLDVDGPVAVVTLNRPAKLNAITPAMADALRACLARIDADPAVRAAVLTGAGERSFCVGSDIGELDAYATPWEFRNRGDYGDAVRALRTPIIAAVHGYAYGGGLELALACDIRLAATGATFAAPEIKLGWIGGSGQSALLAHCVGPGNAATMLLTGDPIDAARAREWGLVTAVHPPEELLPAARELAGRIAARPPIAAQTAKANLRAAYSMPLEQAIQYERDLQTVCMATADAAEGRAAFAARREPVFEGR; translated from the coding sequence TTGGACGTCCTCCTCGACGTCGACGGCCCGGTGGCCGTCGTCACCCTGAACCGTCCCGCCAAGCTCAACGCCATCACCCCCGCCATGGCCGACGCCCTGCGCGCCTGCCTGGCCAGGATCGACGCCGACCCGGCCGTGCGGGCGGCGGTGCTCACCGGCGCGGGCGAGCGCTCGTTCTGCGTGGGCAGCGACATCGGCGAGCTCGACGCGTACGCCACCCCGTGGGAGTTCCGCAACCGCGGCGACTACGGCGACGCCGTACGCGCGCTGCGCACGCCGATCATCGCGGCCGTGCACGGGTACGCCTACGGCGGCGGCCTGGAGCTGGCCCTGGCCTGCGACATCCGGCTGGCCGCGACCGGGGCCACGTTCGCCGCGCCGGAGATCAAGCTCGGCTGGATCGGCGGCAGCGGCCAGTCCGCGCTGCTCGCCCACTGCGTCGGGCCGGGCAACGCGGCCACGATGCTGCTGACCGGCGACCCGATCGACGCGGCCCGCGCCCGGGAGTGGGGCCTGGTCACCGCCGTGCACCCGCCGGAGGAGCTGCTGCCCGCGGCCCGCGAGCTGGCCGGCCGGATCGCCGCCCGCCCGCCGATCGCCGCCCAGACCGCCAAGGCCAACCTGCGGGCCGCCTACTCGATGCCGCTCGAGCAGGCCATCCAGTACGAGCGCGACCTGCAGACCGTCTGCATGGCGACCGCCGACGCCGCCGAGGGCCGGGCCGCCTTCGCCGCCCGCCGCGAGCCCGTCTTCGAGGGGCGCTGA
- a CDS encoding FadR/GntR family transcriptional regulator: protein MATDPQAARHVQVAHALGTRIVGGELAPGTSIPIEEDLVGELGVGRSAVREGVKVLAGKGLLETRRSAGTIVRPRASWNLLDADVLSWRFEPEPRPDDIRVLADLRVALEPGAARVAAERADAEAVRRIDEALAALYATADDPEPFIEADLAFHQAIFAAADNDLLLYVYDMISIALRSVRQVHTRSVAHNKETLPGHERVAVAIRRRHHRKAEEAMREVVEVARADAEQHVRLCC from the coding sequence GTGGCAACCGATCCCCAGGCCGCCCGGCACGTCCAGGTGGCGCACGCGCTCGGCACCCGCATCGTGGGCGGCGAGCTGGCTCCCGGCACGTCCATCCCCATCGAGGAGGACCTCGTCGGCGAGCTCGGCGTGGGCCGCTCGGCGGTCCGTGAGGGCGTGAAGGTGCTGGCCGGCAAGGGGCTGCTGGAGACCCGGCGGAGCGCGGGCACGATCGTGCGCCCGCGCGCCTCCTGGAACCTGCTCGACGCCGACGTCCTGAGCTGGCGCTTCGAGCCGGAGCCGCGCCCGGACGACATCCGGGTGCTGGCCGACCTGCGCGTGGCGCTGGAGCCGGGCGCGGCGCGGGTGGCCGCCGAGCGGGCCGACGCCGAGGCGGTGCGGCGCATCGACGAGGCCCTGGCCGCGCTCTACGCCACCGCCGACGACCCCGAGCCGTTCATCGAGGCCGACCTGGCCTTCCACCAGGCGATCTTCGCCGCCGCGGACAACGACCTCCTCCTCTACGTCTACGACATGATCAGCATCGCCCTGCGGTCCGTGCGCCAGGTGCACACCCGCTCGGTCGCGCACAACAAGGAAACGCTGCCCGGGCACGAGCGCGTCGCGGTGGCCATCAGGCGCCGCCACCACCGCAAGGCCGAGGAGGCCATGCGCGAGGTGGTCGAGGTCGCCCGCGCCGACGCCGAGCAGCACGTCCGTCTCTGCTGCTAG
- a CDS encoding SDR family NAD(P)-dependent oxidoreductase — protein MEYPDLRGKVALVTGGSRGIGLGTARVLAGQGMRVAVNGRDPAALAAAVKELGDGAIGVSADGTDFAAVEAMRAEVERRLGPVDVLAAFAGGGTGRPVPLDRLGEDDWHATLDANLTSTFLVLKSLLPGMRERRAGSIVTMASLAARVPTGASVAYTAAKAGVIALTRQLAHELGPLGVRVNCVSPSTVMTERLAGRMPEEQERRLVAEHPLGRLGTPLDVANVTAFLASDASSWLTGLTIDVAGGKWMP, from the coding sequence ATGGAATATCCGGATCTGCGGGGCAAGGTCGCGCTGGTCACCGGCGGCTCGCGCGGCATCGGTCTCGGCACCGCCCGCGTCCTGGCCGGGCAGGGCATGCGCGTGGCCGTCAACGGCCGCGACCCCGCCGCCCTCGCCGCCGCCGTCAAGGAGCTCGGGGACGGCGCGATCGGCGTGTCCGCCGACGGCACCGACTTCGCCGCCGTCGAGGCCATGCGCGCCGAGGTCGAGCGGCGGCTCGGCCCGGTGGACGTGCTGGCGGCCTTCGCCGGGGGCGGCACCGGCCGGCCCGTGCCGCTCGACCGGCTCGGCGAGGACGACTGGCACGCCACCCTGGACGCCAACCTCACCTCGACGTTCCTCGTGCTCAAGAGCCTCCTGCCGGGCATGCGCGAGCGCCGCGCCGGCTCGATCGTCACCATGGCGTCGCTGGCCGCCCGCGTGCCGACCGGCGCCTCCGTCGCCTACACGGCCGCCAAGGCCGGCGTGATCGCGCTGACCCGGCAGCTCGCGCACGAGCTCGGCCCGCTCGGCGTCCGGGTCAACTGCGTGTCGCCGTCCACGGTCATGACCGAGCGGCTGGCCGGGCGGATGCCGGAGGAGCAGGAGCGGCGGCTGGTGGCCGAGCACCCGCTCGGGCGGCTCGGCACGCCGCTCGACGTGGCCAACGTGACCGCCTTCCTCGCCTCGGACGCCTCGTCCTGGCTGACCGGGCTCACCATCGACGTCGCGGGCGGCAAGTGGATGCCCTGA
- a CDS encoding DoxX family membrane protein — protein sequence MATTYRHQHAVHAETADARNPVEYVWAAARIAIGWIFLWAFLDKTFGWGFATPAAKSWINGGSPTTGFLKGTGENALGGFFSSLAGQAWVDWLFMLGLAGIGLALVLGVGTRIAALAGTAMLVLMWAAELPLANNPFLDEHLIYSIVLIGLALADAGATFGLGNLPVVRDRAWLK from the coding sequence ATGGCCACCACATACCGCCACCAGCACGCCGTCCACGCCGAGACCGCCGACGCCAGGAACCCCGTCGAGTACGTCTGGGCCGCCGCCCGGATCGCGATCGGCTGGATCTTCCTGTGGGCCTTCCTCGACAAGACCTTCGGCTGGGGCTTCGCGACCCCCGCCGCCAAGTCCTGGATCAACGGCGGCAGCCCCACCACCGGCTTCCTCAAGGGCACCGGCGAGAACGCGCTCGGCGGCTTCTTCAGCTCGCTCGCCGGGCAGGCCTGGGTGGACTGGCTGTTCATGCTCGGCCTCGCCGGCATCGGCCTCGCGCTCGTCCTCGGCGTCGGCACCCGGATCGCCGCGCTCGCCGGCACCGCGATGCTGGTCCTCATGTGGGCGGCCGAGCTGCCCCTGGCCAACAACCCCTTCCTGGACGAGCACCTCATCTACTCGATCGTGCTCATCGGCCTGGCCCTGGCCGACGCCGGCGCCACCTTCGGGCTCGGCAACCTGCCCGTCGTCCGCGACCGCGCCTGGCTCAAGTGA
- a CDS encoding pyridoxamine 5'-phosphate oxidase family protein codes for MTASRDLKELSETEALRRLASVPFGRVVFTRHALPAVRPVNHLVVDGQVVIRSNPGTVLSREVAPAAAVVAFEADELDPYERLGWSVIVTGVARLVEDPEEVARFKELLHPWVQGGMDQVIRIRPEFVNGFELVPVDAAS; via the coding sequence ATGACGGCGTCCCGAGACCTGAAGGAACTGTCCGAGACCGAGGCCCTGCGGCGGCTGGCGAGCGTCCCCTTCGGCCGGGTCGTCTTCACCCGGCACGCGCTCCCCGCGGTGCGGCCGGTGAACCACCTCGTGGTGGACGGGCAGGTCGTCATCCGCAGCAACCCCGGCACGGTCCTGAGCAGGGAGGTGGCGCCCGCCGCCGCCGTGGTCGCGTTCGAGGCCGACGAGCTGGACCCGTACGAGCGGCTCGGCTGGAGCGTCATCGTCACCGGCGTGGCCCGCCTGGTGGAGGACCCCGAGGAGGTCGCGCGGTTCAAGGAGCTGCTGCACCCGTGGGTGCAGGGCGGCATGGACCAGGTCATCCGCATCCGGCCGGAGTTCGTCAACGGCTTCGAGCTGGTGCCGGTGGACGCCGCCTCCTGA
- a CDS encoding ABC transporter permease, whose protein sequence is MGKYLLRRLAINVVLVAVAASLAYMLAASTMSPRAAYQGRQPPIPEATIDATLNAYNLNDKTPVLQRYATWASGVLHGDFGRTWNGGSVNDEMGRRIFVSLRLLLIGTLVGFAVGVGLGAVSAVRQYRFTDRLIGVSSFVIMAIPVFVLATLLAIGTYNLNRGLGFTLIEYTGEYNPRLSGWDQFVNRLNHLILPTISLSLGSIAFYSRIQRNMMLDVLGQDFVRTAMAKGLRRRTALTKHALRTALIPSATYFAFAFGTMFTGATFTEKIFAWHGMGAWLVDSINANDVNSVAAVTFFTAVCVLFAAFLSDVLVAALDPRVRVS, encoded by the coding sequence ATGGGCAAGTACCTGCTTCGCAGGTTGGCAATAAATGTGGTCCTGGTCGCCGTCGCGGCCAGCCTCGCGTACATGCTCGCCGCCAGCACCATGAGCCCGCGGGCCGCGTACCAGGGCCGCCAGCCTCCGATCCCCGAAGCGACGATCGACGCCACGCTCAACGCCTACAACCTCAACGACAAGACCCCCGTGCTCCAGCGCTACGCGACCTGGGCCTCGGGCGTCCTGCACGGCGACTTCGGCAGGACGTGGAACGGCGGCTCCGTCAACGACGAGATGGGCCGGCGGATCTTCGTCAGCCTCCGGCTGCTGCTCATCGGCACGCTGGTCGGGTTCGCGGTGGGCGTGGGGCTGGGGGCCGTCTCGGCGGTGCGGCAGTACCGGTTCACCGACCGGTTAATCGGCGTCTCCTCCTTCGTGATCATGGCCATCCCCGTCTTCGTGCTGGCCACGCTGCTGGCGATCGGGACGTACAACCTCAACCGCGGCCTCGGGTTCACGCTCATCGAGTACACCGGCGAGTACAACCCGCGGCTGTCCGGCTGGGACCAGTTCGTCAACCGGCTGAACCACCTGATCCTGCCCACGATCTCGCTCAGCCTCGGCTCGATCGCCTTCTACAGCCGCATCCAGCGCAACATGATGCTCGACGTGCTCGGCCAGGACTTCGTCCGCACCGCGATGGCCAAGGGCCTGCGCCGCCGGACCGCGCTGACCAAGCACGCCCTGCGCACCGCGCTGATCCCGTCCGCCACGTACTTCGCCTTCGCGTTCGGAACCATGTTCACCGGAGCCACCTTCACCGAGAAGATCTTCGCCTGGCACGGCATGGGCGCCTGGCTGGTCGACTCGATCAACGCCAACGACGTCAACTCCGTCGCCGCGGTGACCTTCTTCACCGCCGTCTGCGTGCTGTTCGCCGCCTTCCTGTCGGACGTGCTGGTGGCGGCGCTCGACCCGAGGGTGCGGGTGAGCTGA
- a CDS encoding ABC transporter permease, producing the protein MRSKVVLRRLMRNRQARYGFIALFLLVALAYVGPYFGAYDWTEKDFLAFLSPPDADHWWGTTSIGQDMFAITLRGMQKSIVIGLLVALISTGLAAVVGAFAGYFGGWVDRILMWGVDLLLVLPSFLIIAIISPRLKAGSSWLWFVVLLAAFSWMVTSRVVRSMTISLREREYVQAAVYMGIPRWKIIFRHIVPNLSSLLIIDATLNVSAAIIGEAALSFFGFGIQPPDVSLGTLIATGSGNATGYPWLFAFPAGLLVLLVLSVNLIGDGLRDALDPGSNT; encoded by the coding sequence ATGCGTTCCAAGGTCGTCCTGCGGCGCCTGATGCGCAACCGGCAGGCCCGCTACGGTTTCATCGCGCTGTTCCTGCTCGTGGCGCTGGCCTACGTCGGGCCGTACTTCGGCGCCTACGACTGGACGGAGAAGGACTTCCTGGCCTTCCTGTCACCGCCGGACGCCGACCACTGGTGGGGCACCACCTCGATCGGCCAGGACATGTTCGCGATCACGCTGCGCGGCATGCAGAAGTCGATCGTGATCGGCCTGCTGGTCGCGCTGATCTCGACCGGGCTGGCGGCGGTGGTCGGCGCGTTCGCCGGATATTTCGGCGGATGGGTGGACAGGATCCTCATGTGGGGCGTGGACCTGCTCCTCGTCCTGCCCAGCTTCCTCATCATCGCCATCATCTCGCCGCGCCTGAAGGCCGGCTCCTCCTGGCTGTGGTTCGTGGTGCTGCTGGCCGCGTTCTCCTGGATGGTCACCTCCCGGGTGGTCCGCAGCATGACGATCTCGCTGCGCGAGCGCGAGTACGTGCAGGCCGCCGTCTACATGGGCATCCCGCGCTGGAAGATCATCTTCCGGCACATCGTGCCCAACCTGTCCTCCCTGCTGATCATCGACGCGACGCTCAACGTCTCGGCGGCGATCATCGGTGAGGCGGCGCTGTCCTTCTTCGGCTTCGGCATCCAGCCGCCGGACGTCTCGCTCGGCACGCTGATCGCCACCGGCTCGGGCAACGCCACCGGCTACCCCTGGCTGTTCGCCTTCCCCGCGGGCCTGCTGGTGCTGCTCGTGCTCAGCGTGAACCTCATCGGCGACGGCCTGCGCGACGCCCTCGACCCCGGGAGCAACACGTGA
- a CDS encoding ABC transporter ATP-binding protein: MSILEVKDLTVTFPGGVQAVRGVSYEVERGEVLGIVGESGSGKSVTSLAVMGLLPPNAVVSGSVKLHGRELLGMDEDELVKIRGKAISMIFQDPLSAFTPVYTIGDQIAEAVRIHQKMAKDKAAKRAVELLDLVGIPHPDVRAKAFPHEFSGGMRQRAMIAMAIANDPDLLICDEPTTALDVTIQAQVLEVLKTAQQETGAGIVMITHDLGVIAGMADRVVVMYAGRPVEQGSVDDIYYRPRMPYTMGLLASIPRVDGEEGPLVPIEGNPPSPSALPPGCPFAPRCPMRVDMCDDEEPPLVPFGGGQRSVACIRSHEIEHKGLTGADVFPVPVIPPSDVVRVPRAERPTVLQLDDMIRHYPLMKGAVFKRRVGTVYAVDGISFDVAEGETLALVGESGCGKTTTLQQIMQLAPPQGGRVVVLGKDSAKIDPAARRALRRDLQIVFQDPMAALDPRMPVQDIIAEPLRAHGRKDVRARVAELLELVGLSPEHAERYPSQFSGGQRQRIGIARALALEPKLLVLDEPVSALDVSIQAGVINLLEELKNTLGLSYLFVAHDLAVVRHLADRVAVMYLGRIAEIGTVEEVYDHPAHPYTQALLSAIPLPDPEMERTRKRILLEGDLPSPADPPTGCRFRTRCPKFATQLSEAERQRCIDQEPSVARLANAVDHGAACHYAEEIEVITASDDQEEK, encoded by the coding sequence GTGAGCATCTTGGAGGTCAAGGACCTCACCGTCACCTTCCCCGGCGGCGTCCAGGCCGTGCGCGGGGTGTCGTACGAGGTCGAGCGCGGCGAGGTGCTCGGCATCGTCGGCGAGTCCGGCTCCGGCAAGTCGGTGACCTCGCTCGCGGTCATGGGCCTGCTGCCGCCGAACGCCGTCGTCAGCGGCTCGGTCAAGCTGCACGGCCGCGAGCTGCTCGGCATGGACGAGGACGAGCTGGTCAAGATCCGTGGCAAGGCCATCAGCATGATCTTCCAGGATCCGCTGTCGGCGTTCACGCCCGTCTACACCATCGGCGACCAGATCGCCGAGGCCGTGCGCATCCACCAGAAGATGGCCAAGGACAAGGCCGCCAAGCGCGCCGTCGAGCTGCTCGACCTGGTCGGCATCCCGCACCCGGACGTGCGCGCCAAGGCGTTCCCGCACGAGTTCTCCGGCGGCATGCGGCAGCGCGCGATGATCGCCATGGCCATCGCCAACGACCCCGACCTGCTCATCTGCGACGAGCCGACCACCGCGCTCGACGTCACCATCCAGGCCCAGGTGCTGGAGGTGCTGAAGACCGCGCAGCAGGAGACCGGCGCCGGCATCGTGATGATCACCCATGACCTGGGCGTCATCGCCGGCATGGCCGACCGGGTGGTCGTCATGTACGCCGGCCGGCCGGTCGAGCAGGGGTCGGTGGACGACATCTACTACCGGCCGCGCATGCCGTACACGATGGGCCTGCTCGCCTCGATCCCGCGCGTGGACGGCGAGGAGGGGCCGCTGGTGCCGATCGAGGGCAACCCGCCCTCGCCGTCGGCGCTGCCGCCCGGCTGCCCGTTCGCGCCGCGCTGCCCGATGCGGGTGGACATGTGCGACGACGAGGAGCCGCCGCTGGTCCCGTTCGGCGGCGGTCAGCGCAGCGTCGCCTGCATCCGCTCGCACGAGATCGAGCACAAGGGCCTGACCGGCGCGGACGTCTTCCCCGTGCCGGTGATCCCGCCGAGCGACGTGGTCCGGGTGCCGCGCGCCGAGCGCCCCACGGTGCTCCAGCTCGACGACATGATCCGGCACTACCCGCTGATGAAGGGCGCGGTGTTCAAGCGCCGGGTCGGCACCGTCTACGCGGTGGACGGCATCAGCTTCGACGTCGCCGAGGGCGAGACGCTGGCCCTGGTCGGCGAGTCCGGCTGCGGCAAGACCACCACGCTGCAGCAGATCATGCAGCTCGCGCCGCCGCAGGGCGGCCGGGTGGTGGTGCTCGGCAAGGACAGCGCGAAGATCGACCCGGCGGCCCGCCGGGCGCTGCGCCGCGACCTGCAGATCGTCTTCCAGGACCCGATGGCGGCGCTCGACCCGCGCATGCCGGTCCAGGACATCATCGCCGAGCCGCTGCGCGCCCACGGCCGCAAGGACGTGCGGGCCCGCGTCGCGGAGCTGCTGGAGCTGGTCGGGCTGTCGCCGGAGCACGCCGAGCGCTACCCGAGCCAGTTCTCCGGAGGCCAGCGCCAGCGCATCGGCATCGCCCGCGCGCTCGCGCTGGAGCCGAAACTGCTCGTCCTGGACGAGCCGGTCTCGGCCCTCGACGTCTCCATCCAGGCCGGTGTGATCAACCTGCTGGAGGAGCTGAAGAACACGCTGGGGCTGTCGTACCTGTTCGTCGCCCACGACCTGGCCGTGGTCAGGCACCTGGCCGACCGGGTGGCCGTGATGTACCTCGGCAGGATCGCCGAGATCGGCACGGTCGAGGAGGTCTACGACCATCCCGCGCACCCCTACACGCAGGCGCTGCTGTCGGCGATCCCGCTGCCGGACCCCGAGATGGAACGCACCCGGAAGCGGATCCTGCTCGAGGGCGACCTGCCCAGCCCGGCCGACCCGCCCACGGGTTGCCGGTTCCGCACCCGCTGCCCGAAGTTCGCCACGCAGCTCAGCGAGGCGGAGCGGCAGCGGTGCATAGATCAAGAGCCCTCGGTTGCCCGGCTCGCGAACGCCGTCGACCACGGCGCCGCCTGCCACTACGCGGAGGAGATCGAGGTCATCACGGCCTCGGACGATCAGGAGGAAAAGTGA
- a CDS encoding ABC transporter family substrate-binding protein: MKVRYRATAGLAVLALAVAACGGGGGEAKKPSAEQSQQAQQQMSQTPAVSMNDVAYEQVKDGGTLTLAIGQWPTQWNGNHVDGNQADTADMLDPIMPQPIVFDEKAQWKANPDYLTDVKNEVNGDKQVVTYTINDKAKWSDGTPITWEDFEAAWKINNGKDKKYKPASTDGWDRIASVTKGDTDKVAVVTFAKPYPEWMGLYSRSPHLYPAKYMLDGDKYEKSYNQAIPVTAGPFKVEKIDEGTKTLTLVRDDNWWGKKAKLDKVIFRAIESPEAQVNAFANGELDAVEIPSGAPAELKRAKEVPNVDVRKALSPNWRHITVNNVSANLKDKNVRHAVAYAINRDVITQSDLKDMDWPLQTLGNHVFMNNQKGYVDNSGDLGKYNLEKAKQLLDAAGWKQEGEYRKKDGKEFDLSFVIPTGTPVAQTEGELVQAMLKEAGIKVNIRPVPLDKFFNDYIIKGDFDLVPFSWIGTPLPMGGLPQIYKTGSESNFPKGSDPALDAAIEATVSEMDPAKAIEKANAADKLIWDMVHTIPLYQRPDIQACKKTLANWGAKGFRSLDYSIVGFTG, encoded by the coding sequence GTGAAGGTTCGTTACCGGGCGACCGCGGGGCTCGCGGTCCTCGCCCTTGCCGTGGCGGCCTGCGGCGGCGGTGGCGGCGAAGCCAAGAAGCCGAGCGCCGAGCAGTCGCAGCAGGCCCAGCAGCAGATGTCGCAGACGCCCGCCGTCAGCATGAACGACGTCGCGTACGAGCAGGTCAAGGACGGCGGCACGCTGACCCTGGCGATCGGCCAGTGGCCGACCCAGTGGAACGGCAACCACGTGGACGGCAACCAGGCCGACACGGCCGACATGCTCGACCCGATCATGCCGCAGCCGATCGTGTTCGACGAGAAGGCCCAGTGGAAGGCCAACCCGGACTACCTCACCGACGTCAAGAACGAGGTCAACGGGGACAAGCAGGTCGTCACCTACACGATCAACGACAAGGCCAAGTGGTCCGACGGCACGCCGATCACCTGGGAGGACTTCGAGGCCGCCTGGAAGATCAACAACGGCAAGGACAAGAAGTACAAGCCGGCCTCCACCGACGGCTGGGACCGCATCGCGTCGGTCACCAAGGGCGACACCGACAAGGTCGCCGTCGTCACCTTCGCCAAGCCGTACCCCGAGTGGATGGGCCTGTACTCCCGCTCGCCGCACCTGTACCCGGCCAAGTACATGCTCGACGGGGACAAGTACGAGAAGTCCTACAACCAGGCGATCCCCGTCACCGCCGGCCCGTTCAAGGTCGAGAAGATCGACGAGGGCACCAAGACGCTCACGCTGGTGCGTGACGACAACTGGTGGGGCAAGAAGGCCAAGCTCGACAAGGTCATCTTCCGCGCCATCGAGTCGCCCGAGGCCCAGGTCAACGCCTTCGCCAACGGCGAGCTCGACGCGGTCGAGATCCCGTCCGGCGCCCCGGCCGAGCTGAAGCGCGCCAAGGAGGTCCCGAACGTGGACGTCCGCAAGGCGCTCAGCCCGAACTGGCGGCACATCACGGTCAACAACGTCAGCGCGAACCTCAAGGACAAGAACGTCCGGCACGCGGTCGCCTACGCCATCAACCGTGACGTGATCACGCAGTCCGACCTGAAGGACATGGACTGGCCGCTGCAGACGCTCGGCAACCACGTCTTCATGAACAACCAGAAGGGCTACGTCGACAACTCCGGCGACCTCGGCAAGTACAACCTGGAGAAGGCCAAGCAGCTCCTCGACGCGGCCGGCTGGAAGCAGGAGGGCGAGTACCGCAAGAAGGACGGCAAGGAGTTCGACCTCAGCTTCGTGATCCCGACCGGCACGCCGGTCGCGCAGACCGAGGGCGAGCTGGTCCAGGCCATGCTGAAGGAGGCCGGGATCAAGGTCAACATCCGGCCGGTCCCGCTGGACAAGTTCTTCAACGACTACATCATCAAGGGCGACTTCGACCTGGTGCCGTTCTCCTGGATCGGCACGCCGCTGCCGATGGGCGGCCTGCCGCAGATCTACAAGACCGGCTCCGAGAGCAACTTCCCGAAGGGCAGTGACCCGGCGCTGGACGCGGCCATCGAGGCGACCGTGAGCGAGATGGACCCGGCCAAGGCCATCGAGAAGGCCAACGCCGCCGACAAGCTCATCTGGGACATGGTGCACACGATCCCGCTGTACCAGCGCCCCGACATCCAGGCGTGCAAGAAGACCCTCGCGAACTGGGGCGCGAAGGGCTTCCGCTCGCTGGACTACTCGATCGTCGGCTTCACCGGCTGA